From the genome of Cryptosporangium minutisporangium:
GCACCGGCGTTCATCGAGCGACCGCCAGGGTGCCGTCCAGGTAACGGTCGCGGGTCGCGGACCGCGCGATCTTCCCGCTGGACGTCCGGGGGACGTCGTTCGGGTCGACCAGCACGACGTCGTGCAGCGGGACGCCGTGCCGGGCGGACACCGCACGCCGGATCGCGGTCCGGGCATCGGTCAGCGCCGTCTCGTCCGGGGTCGCATGCCGGGACACCTCCGCGACCACCACCATCGCCTCGCCGTCGGATGCGGAGACCGAGAACGCGGCCACCCGATGCCTGCCGACGACCGGGTGCGCCTCCTCGACCGTGACCTCGACGTCCTGCGGGTAGTGGTTCCGGCCGTCGAGAATGATCAGGTCCTTGATGCGGCCGGTGACGTAGAGGTCACCCTCGACCAGGACACCGAGGTCACCGGTGCGTAGCCACTCGCCGCCCTCTTCGGCCAGGACCGCACCGAACGTCTCGGCGGTGTCCTCCGGCCGCTTCCAGNTGCGTAGCCACTCGCCGCCCTCTTCGGCCAGGACCGCACCGAACGTCTCGGCGGTGTCCTCCGGCCGCTTCCAGTACCCGGCGGACACGTTCGGTCCGGACACCCAGATCTCGCCGATCCGGCCCTCGGGGCAGCGCTGCCGGGTGTCCGGGTCGACGATCGCGAGCCTGGCGCCTTCCGGGTTGTCGGGGCCGCCGCACGCCACCATGCGCTGCGCCCGGCTGGTCACCGCGGTGGTCGCGACGCCGTGCGACAACTGCTCGAAGTCGAACGTCTGCTCCCGGTAGGGCTCGTCGTACGCCCAGCACGCCACCAGCACGGTCGCCTCGGCCAGGCCGTAGGCGCCGGAGAGCACGTCACGACGTAAGCCGTGCGGCTCGAACGTCTCGGCGAACCGATCCAGCGTCTCGGCCAGCACCGGCTCGGCGGCGTTGATGATCAGGTCGGCGTTCTCCAGCCGGAGCCCGGCCCGCTCCTCCGCCGGGATCCGCTTCGCGCAGTAGTCGAACGCGAAGTTCGGCGCTGCGGTGATGCCGCCCGGGT
Proteins encoded in this window:
- a CDS encoding fatty acyl-AMP ligase, which translates into the protein MSRTAGAASAAAPVPDRMSPLPTHLAHWAGRTPDEPALTFLDYLSNPDGVARTLTWAQLDRRVTAVAAALQGTVRRGERVALLVPQGLEYVVGFLGALRAGVIAVPLFTPDLPGHGDRLAAVVADAEPAGVATTAAAEPAVREFLDAQGLASSVVLLDADRLDADAEFTPVDLDPDEVAYLQYTSGSTRTPSGVMISHRNVVANTHQGAVLYGAEYGRSTLVSWLPLFHDMGLVLTACGGVVYGIPAVFTDPVAFLMRPVRWLEMLSRYPGGITAAPNFAFDYCAKRIPAEERAGLRLENADLIINAAEPVLAETLDRFAETFEPHGLRRDVLSGAYGLAEATVLVACWAYDEPYREQTFDFEQLSHGVATTAVTSRAQRMVACGGPDNPEGARLAIVDPDTRQRCPEGRIGEIWVSGPNVSAGYWKRPEDTAETFGAVLAEEGGEWLRXWKRPEDTAETFGAVLAEEGGEWLRTGDLGVLVEGDLYVTGRIKDLIILDGRNHYPQDVEVTVEEAHPVVGRHRVAAFSVSASDGEAMVVVAEVSRHATPDETALTDARTAIRRAVSARHGVPLHDVVLVDPNDVPRTSSGKIARSATRDRYLDGTLAVAR